A genomic window from Maridesulfovibrio sp. includes:
- a CDS encoding heavy metal-associated domain-containing protein has product MKKVEVKGMSCMHCVGSVEKALSSLEGVSDVKVSLDDACATYEETSPVDEDLIKETINKIGFEAGEVK; this is encoded by the coding sequence ATGAAAAAAGTAGAAGTTAAAGGCATGAGCTGCATGCATTGCGTAGGGTCCGTAGAAAAGGCTCTCAGCTCGCTTGAAGGCGTTTCTGATGTCAAGGTAAGCCTTGATGACGCATGCGCTACATACGAAGAAACCAGCCCTGTTGACGAAGACCTGATCAAGGAAACCATCAACAAGATCGGTTTTGAGGCTGGCGAAGTTAAGTAG